The Girardinichthys multiradiatus isolate DD_20200921_A chromosome 6, DD_fGirMul_XY1, whole genome shotgun sequence genome window below encodes:
- the LOC124869697 gene encoding alpha-2-HS-glycoprotein-like isoform X1 codes for MHLLGITVALGLLGGIWAQINLLRPECDSPEAEEAALVARDYLNAQHTHGYKYALNRIEEIKIYTVPDENNTHVLEIELLETDCHVLDPTPVANCTVRPKHLTAIEGDCDVELKKVAGVLTVTAFTCKTEESTEDMCLGCSTLLPLNHTQGLNFVQASLTKLNNVTQNLTYALLEVGRMSTQVVAGGQRYITEFVIIEASCVNDTCVPLNDTMALDFFQARGICTSEGINDPSVNCKMFSTMMPIVDANTTGPALPPQVHVHLGSVSHKHGFGHHKLTAHHNAYTSGLLSGESSESDEVVPVAPAPTIPAAEPASASPPAGDSSSVASASMEVPITVVKREAPIVASASAAQKDHVAPVQVCPGRIRFF; via the exons ATGCATCTCCTGGGCATCACTGTGGCTTTGGGACTACTGGGGGGCATATGGGCTCAAATAAATTTGCTGCGGCCCGAGTGCGACTCCCCCGAGGCTGAGGAGGCTGCGCTGGTGGCTCGGGATTACCTCAATGCCCAACACACCCATGGTTACAAGTATGCCCTGAACAGGATCGAAGAGATCAAGATCTACACTGTG CCTGATGAAAATAATACACATGTCCTGGAAATTGAATTGCTGGAGACAGACTGTCATGTACTGGACCCAACACCTGTTGCCAACTGTACAGTCAGGCCCAAACATCTTACG GCGATTGAAGGGGATTGTGATGTGGAGCTCAAGAAGGTTGCTGGTGTTCTAACGGTCACAGCATTCACATGTAAAACAGAAG AATCAACAGAGGACATGTGTCTTGGCTGCTCTACTCTCCTTCCTCTGAACCACACGCAAGGACTGAACTTTGTTCAAGCTTCACTGACAAAACTCAACAATGTGACACAGAATTTAACGTATGCCCTTTTGGAGGTTGGAAGGATGTCTACACAG GTTGTGGCTGGTGGGCAGAGGTACATAACTGAATTTGTTATAATTGAGGCCAGTTGTGTCAATGACACCTGTGTGCCCCTGAATGACACTATGGCT CTTGACTTTTTCCAGGCACGTGGAATTTGTACTTCTGAAGGTATAAACGATCCCAGTGTGAACTGCAAGATGTTTTCCACTATG aTGCCAATTGTGGATGCCAACACCACAGGGCCTGCCTTGCCACCACAGGTTCACGTCCACCTGGGTAGTGTTTCTCACAAGCACGGCTTTGGACACCACAAACTCACCGCTCACCACAACGCCTACACGAGTGGCTTATTGTCAGGAGAATCTTCAGAGTCTGATGAAGTGGTCCCTGTTGCTCCTGCTCCAACTATCCCTGCTGCTGAGCCTGCCAGTGCCTCTCCACCTGCTGGCGATTCGTCATCAGTTGCTTCAGCCAGCATGGAGGTCCCAATcactgtggtgaagagagaggcaCCTATTGTAGCCAGTGCTTCTGCAGCTCAAAAAGATCATGTTGCTCCAGTGCAAGTGTGCCCAGGAAGGATCAGATTCTTCTAA
- the LOC124869697 gene encoding alpha-2-HS-glycoprotein-like isoform X2 — protein sequence MHLLGITVALGLLGGIWAQINLLRPECDSPEAEEAALVARDYLNAQHTHGYKYALNRIEEIKIYTVPDENNTHVLEIELLETDCHVLDPTPVANCTVRPKHLTAIEGDCDVELKKVAGVLTVTAFTCKTEESTEDMCLGCSTLLPLNHTQGLNFVQASLTKLNNVTQNLTYALLEVGRMSTQVVAGGQRYITEFVIIEASCVNDTCVPLNDTMAARGICTSEGINDPSVNCKMFSTMMPIVDANTTGPALPPQVHVHLGSVSHKHGFGHHKLTAHHNAYTSGLLSGESSESDEVVPVAPAPTIPAAEPASASPPAGDSSSVASASMEVPITVVKREAPIVASASAAQKDHVAPVQVCPGRIRFF from the exons ATGCATCTCCTGGGCATCACTGTGGCTTTGGGACTACTGGGGGGCATATGGGCTCAAATAAATTTGCTGCGGCCCGAGTGCGACTCCCCCGAGGCTGAGGAGGCTGCGCTGGTGGCTCGGGATTACCTCAATGCCCAACACACCCATGGTTACAAGTATGCCCTGAACAGGATCGAAGAGATCAAGATCTACACTGTG CCTGATGAAAATAATACACATGTCCTGGAAATTGAATTGCTGGAGACAGACTGTCATGTACTGGACCCAACACCTGTTGCCAACTGTACAGTCAGGCCCAAACATCTTACG GCGATTGAAGGGGATTGTGATGTGGAGCTCAAGAAGGTTGCTGGTGTTCTAACGGTCACAGCATTCACATGTAAAACAGAAG AATCAACAGAGGACATGTGTCTTGGCTGCTCTACTCTCCTTCCTCTGAACCACACGCAAGGACTGAACTTTGTTCAAGCTTCACTGACAAAACTCAACAATGTGACACAGAATTTAACGTATGCCCTTTTGGAGGTTGGAAGGATGTCTACACAG GTTGTGGCTGGTGGGCAGAGGTACATAACTGAATTTGTTATAATTGAGGCCAGTTGTGTCAATGACACCTGTGTGCCCCTGAATGACACTATGGCT GCACGTGGAATTTGTACTTCTGAAGGTATAAACGATCCCAGTGTGAACTGCAAGATGTTTTCCACTATG aTGCCAATTGTGGATGCCAACACCACAGGGCCTGCCTTGCCACCACAGGTTCACGTCCACCTGGGTAGTGTTTCTCACAAGCACGGCTTTGGACACCACAAACTCACCGCTCACCACAACGCCTACACGAGTGGCTTATTGTCAGGAGAATCTTCAGAGTCTGATGAAGTGGTCCCTGTTGCTCCTGCTCCAACTATCCCTGCTGCTGAGCCTGCCAGTGCCTCTCCACCTGCTGGCGATTCGTCATCAGTTGCTTCAGCCAGCATGGAGGTCCCAATcactgtggtgaagagagaggcaCCTATTGTAGCCAGTGCTTCTGCAGCTCAAAAAGATCATGTTGCTCCAGTGCAAGTGTGCCCAGGAAGGATCAGATTCTTCTAA